aataaaagacaaaacgaaacaaagtaaaaaagcgGATATCAAACCAAAAGTTGCTATTTTTTACAGGATGACTTGTGACTCACTTCGGACAGTGAAGGTAACATGCCAAGAATTCCATCTGAACTACAAAGTTGTATCACAATCTCTAAAAGCACACTAGTGAATAAGTGATTATATTAACTAGGGAATGTTCACAAATCTGATGTGGTGTCAAAGTACTAAAGATTTTAGTCATACCTTCAGTGGTGACAGTCTTTGTTATGCCATTTTTGTAGacgcaaataaaaatataacaggtAAGGATGGCATTGAAAAAGATGTAACTCAGCTTGAAGATATGCTGGTACTTTTATAAcaaattttgatttattatttttagagttcAGGGGAAACTTCCTTTTAAAAGCACTTTCTTGGCTTAACAAAAGCTCTAATTCTCTCAATGGTTTAATaacactgaaaaaggaaaaggcaattgATTTTGTGATTAAGTGTATTTTGAGATGTACCACTTGTTGATCTCCAATTATGGTTAACATTTTGTCGCTACCCCTccctatctttctctttctgtttcacaGAAAAAATTATGACATCAGCATCCAAAGGAATTCTCCgcccatttttaattgtctgCATTATCCTGGGTTGTTTCATGGCATGTCTGCTCATTTACATCAAGCCCACCAACAGCTGGATCTTCAGTCCAATGGAGTCAGCCAGCTCAgtgctaaaaatgaaaaacttcttcTCCACCAAAACtgattattttaatgaaactaCTATCCTGATTTGGGTGTGGCCATTTGGGCAGACCTTTGACCTTACATCTTGCCAAACGATGTTCAATATCCAAGGATGCCATCTTACCACAGACCGTTCCCTATACAACAAATCTCATGCGGTTCTGATCCATCACCGAGACATCAGTTGGGATCTGACTAACTTACCTCAGCAGGCTAGGCCACCCTTCCAGAAATGGATTTGGATGAATTTGGAATCACCAACCCACACGCCCCAAAAGAGTGGCATTGAGCACCTGTTCAACTTGACTCTGACTTACCGCCGTGACTCAGATATCCAAGTGCCTTATGGCTTCTTGACGGTGAGCACAAACCCCTTCGTGTTTGAAGTGCCAAGCAAAGAGAAGTTAGTGTGCTGGGTTGTAAGTAACTGGAATCCTGAGCATGCGAGGGTCAAGTATTACAATGAGCTGAgcaaaagcattgaaatccataCATACGGGCAAGCATTTGGAGAGTATGTGAATGATAAAAATTTGATTCCTACCATATCTACTTGCAAATTTTATCTGTCTTTTGAAAACTCAATCCACAAAGATTACATCACAGAAAAGCTCTACAATGCTTTTCTAGCCGGCTCTGTCCCTGTTGTTCTGGGGCC
The sequence above is a segment of the Prionailurus bengalensis isolate Pbe53 chromosome B2, Fcat_Pben_1.1_paternal_pri, whole genome shotgun sequence genome. Coding sequences within it:
- the FUT9 gene encoding 4-galactosyl-N-acetylglucosaminide 3-alpha-L-fucosyltransferase 9 isoform X2, which codes for MVCSPYEKIMTSASKGILRPFLIVCIILGCFMACLLIYIKPTNSWIFSPMESASSVLKMKNFFSTKTDYFNETTILIWVWPFGQTFDLTSCQTMFNIQGCHLTTDRSLYNKSHAVLIHHRDISWDLTNLPQQARPPFQKWIWMNLESPTHTPQKSGIEHLFNLTLTYRRDSDIQVPYGFLTVSTNPFVFEVPSKEKLVCWVVSNWNPEHARVKYYNELSKSIEIHTYGQAFGEYVNDKNLIPTISTCKFYLSFENSIHKDYITEKLYNAFLAGSVPVVLGPSRENYENYIPADSFIHVEDYNSPSELAKYLKEVDKNNKLYLSYFNWRKDFTVNLPRFWESHACLACDHVKRHQEYKSVGNLEKWFWN
- the FUT9 gene encoding 4-galactosyl-N-acetylglucosaminide 3-alpha-L-fucosyltransferase 9 isoform X1 — its product is MKSYGPVNLSLAFEVIDHHLPHFNEKIMTSASKGILRPFLIVCIILGCFMACLLIYIKPTNSWIFSPMESASSVLKMKNFFSTKTDYFNETTILIWVWPFGQTFDLTSCQTMFNIQGCHLTTDRSLYNKSHAVLIHHRDISWDLTNLPQQARPPFQKWIWMNLESPTHTPQKSGIEHLFNLTLTYRRDSDIQVPYGFLTVSTNPFVFEVPSKEKLVCWVVSNWNPEHARVKYYNELSKSIEIHTYGQAFGEYVNDKNLIPTISTCKFYLSFENSIHKDYITEKLYNAFLAGSVPVVLGPSRENYENYIPADSFIHVEDYNSPSELAKYLKEVDKNNKLYLSYFNWRKDFTVNLPRFWESHACLACDHVKRHQEYKSVGNLEKWFWN
- the FUT9 gene encoding 4-galactosyl-N-acetylglucosaminide 3-alpha-L-fucosyltransferase 9 isoform X3 encodes the protein MTSASKGILRPFLIVCIILGCFMACLLIYIKPTNSWIFSPMESASSVLKMKNFFSTKTDYFNETTILIWVWPFGQTFDLTSCQTMFNIQGCHLTTDRSLYNKSHAVLIHHRDISWDLTNLPQQARPPFQKWIWMNLESPTHTPQKSGIEHLFNLTLTYRRDSDIQVPYGFLTVSTNPFVFEVPSKEKLVCWVVSNWNPEHARVKYYNELSKSIEIHTYGQAFGEYVNDKNLIPTISTCKFYLSFENSIHKDYITEKLYNAFLAGSVPVVLGPSRENYENYIPADSFIHVEDYNSPSELAKYLKEVDKNNKLYLSYFNWRKDFTVNLPRFWESHACLACDHVKRHQEYKSVGNLEKWFWN